GCGTTAACCAACCAGGAGGGTCGTCGAAACGCGATGAACATCGTCGTCCTCGTCAAGCAGGTGCCTGACTCCGGCTCGGAGCGCAACCTCGCTGGCGACAACACGGTCGACCGCAGGTCGGCCAACAACGTCATCAACGAGATGGACGAATACGCCATCGAGGAGGCGTTGCGGATCCAGGAGGCGCACGGCGGTGAGGTGACGGTCCTGTCGATGGGTCCGGAGCGGGCCGCGGAGTCGATCCGCAAGGCGCTGTCGATGGGCCCCGACAAGGCGGTCCACGTGATCGACGACGCGCTGCACGGTTCGTGCGCGGTGGCCACGTCGAAGGTCCTGGCGGCGGCGCTCGGCACGTTGAACCCCGACCTGATCATCGCTGGCGCGGAGTCGACCGACGGCCGCGTGCAGGTGCTCCCGCACATGATCGCCGAGCGGCTCGGTGTCGCGGCGCTGACCGGCGCGCGCAAGCTCACCGTCGACGGCGGCACGTTGACCATCGAACGGCAGACCGAGGAGGGGTACGAGGTCGTCACGGCCTCGACGCCCGCGGTGGTGTCGGTGTGGGACACGATCAACGACCCTCGCTACCCGTCGTTCAAGGGGATCATGGCGGCGAAGAAGAAGCCGGTGCAGACCCTGGCTCTGGCCGACCTGGGCGTCGACGCAGGCGAGGTGGGCTTCGCGGGCGCGACCTCCGAGGTCGTCGAGCACGCGAAGCGGCCGGCCCGCTCCGGTGGCCAGAAGGTCACCGACGACGGTGCCGGTGGCACGGCGCTGGTCGATTTCCTGTCGTCCGAGAAGTTCGTCTGAGGAGGCGCAGTCATGGCTGAGGTATTGGTCCTGGTCGAGGCCACCCGCGAGCACGGCGTCAAGAAGGTCACCCTCGAGTTGCTGAGCCTGGCCCGCACGCTCGGCTCGCCGTCCGCCGTGGTGTTCGGCGCCACCGGTGCGGCCGCCGCGATGGCCGACAAGCTGGGTGAATACGGCGCGGAGAAGATCTACGCCGGTGAGGGCGACGACATCGACGGCCACCTGGTGGCGCCGAAGGCGACCGCGCTGGCCGACCTGGTCAAGCGGGTCCAGCCCGCCGCGGTGCTGCTGCCCTCCACGCAGGAGGGCAAGGAGATCGCCGGCCGGCTGGCCGTCAAGCTCGACAACGGCCTGCTCACCGACGTGGTCGAGTTGACCGCCGACGGTGTCGCGACGCAGCCCGCGTTCGCCGGCCAGGTCGTCGTCAAGTCCCGGGTCACCCGGGGCATCCCGCTGGCTACGATCCGCCCCAACTCGCTGACCCCGACCCCGGCGGCGGCGACGCCGCAGGTCGAGGCGCTGGAGGTCACCGTCGGCGACGCCGACAAGCTGGCCAAGGTGGTCGACCGGGTGCTCGAGCAGAAGGGCTCCCGGCCGGAGCTGACCGAGGCGTCGGTCGTCGTCTCCGGTGGCCGCGGCGTCGGCAGCGGCGACAACTTCAAGCTCGTCGAAGAGCTCGCCGACCTGCTCGGCGGTGCCGTCGGCGCGTCCCGGGCGGCGGTCGACTCCGGCTTCTACCCGCACCAGTTCCAGGTCGGTCAGACCGGCAAGACCGTGTCACCGCAGCTCTACGTGGCCCTGGGCATCTCCGGCGCGATCCAGCACCGGGCCGGCATGCAGACCAGCAAGACCATCGTCGCGGTCAACAAGGACCCCGAGGCGCCGATCTTCGAGCTCGCCGACTTCGGCATCGTCGGCGACCTCTTCAAGGTGGTTCCGCAGGCCGCCGAGGAGATCCGCAAGCGCAAGTAGCCAGCCCACCGCCCGGCCACGCCAACGTGGCCGGGCGGTGCGGGTGGTAAGGACCGCGCGGGGCTACGCTGAACCGTGATGGCATACCTGGATCACGCCGCCACCACGCCGATGCTCGACGAGGCCATTGAGGCCTACGCCGCCACGGCTCGGGAGGTCGGTAACCCTTCGTCGTTGCACGCCGCCGGGCGTTGCGCCCGCCGGCATGTCGAAGAGTCGCGGGAGCGGATCGCGGCCGCCCTCGGCGCCCGCCCGTCTGAGGTGATCTTCACGGGCGGCGGCACCGAAGCCGACAACCTGGCCGTCAAGGGCATCTTCTGGGCACGCCGGGCCGAGCAACCCGGCCGCATCCGGGTGATCGCCAGCTCGGTCGAACACCACGCCGTCCTCGACTCGGTCGAGTGGCTGGTCCGCCACGAGGGCGCGACCGCCACCTGGCTGCCGGTCGACGAGGCGGGCCGGCTTAACCCGGCCACGCTGGCCGAGGCCCTCGACGACGACGTCGCCCTGGTCACCGCGATGTGGGCCAACAACGAGGTCGGCACGCTGCAACCCATCACCGACCTGGCCGCGATCGCGTCCGGCCGGCGGGTCCCGTTCCACACCGACGCGGTGCAGGCGGTCGGCCAGGTGCCGGTCGACTTCGCCGCCAGCGGTGCGGCCGCGCTCACCGTCACCGGCCACAAGCTGGGCGGCCCGGTCGGCGTCGGCGCCCTGCTGCTCGGCCGCGACGTCGCCTGCACACCGCTGCTGCACGGCGGCGGCCAGGAGCGCGACGTGCGGTCCGGCACCCTCGACGCGCCCGGCATCGTCGCGTTCGCGGTCGCCGTCGAACACGCGGCCAAGACCCAGCGCGAATACGCCGCCCGCGTCAGCGCCCTCCGCGACCAACTGGCCGCCGGCGTCCGCCAGGTGGTGCCGGATGTGATCTACAACGGCGACCCGGTCGACCGGCTGCCGAGCAACGCGCACTTCTCCTTCCCCGGCTGCGAGGGCGACGCGCTGCTGCTGCTCCTCGACGCCCAGGGCGTCGCCTGTTCGACCGGTTCGGCCTGCTCGGCCGGGGTGGCCCAGCCGTCGCACGTGCTGATCGCGATGGGTGCCGACGACGACCGGGCCCGCTCGTCGCTGCGTTTCACGCTCGGCCACACCTCCACCCAGGCCGACGTCGACGCGCTGATCGCGGCGCTGCCGGCCACGGTCGAGCGCGCCCGCCGGGCCGGGATGATCAAGTCACGTTGATAGCCCACCGCGTACCCTTGCTGCCGTGAGGGTTTTAGCAGCCATGTCCGGCGGGGTCGACTCCGCCGTCGCGGCCGCCCGGGCCGCGGAGGCCGGGCACGAGGTCACCGGTGTGCACCTGGCGCTGTCGCGCAACCCGCAGACCTACCGGTCCGGGGCGCGCGGGTGCTGCACGCTCGAAGACTCCCGTGACGCCCGGCGCGCCGCCGACGTGATCGGCATCCCGTTCTACGTGTGGGACATGGCCGA
This genomic interval from Asanoa ferruginea contains the following:
- a CDS encoding electron transfer flavoprotein subunit beta/FixA family protein, which codes for MNIVVLVKQVPDSGSERNLAGDNTVDRRSANNVINEMDEYAIEEALRIQEAHGGEVTVLSMGPERAAESIRKALSMGPDKAVHVIDDALHGSCAVATSKVLAAALGTLNPDLIIAGAESTDGRVQVLPHMIAERLGVAALTGARKLTVDGGTLTIERQTEEGYEVVTASTPAVVSVWDTINDPRYPSFKGIMAAKKKPVQTLALADLGVDAGEVGFAGATSEVVEHAKRPARSGGQKVTDDGAGGTALVDFLSSEKFV
- a CDS encoding electron transfer flavoprotein subunit alpha/FixB family protein, with product MAEVLVLVEATREHGVKKVTLELLSLARTLGSPSAVVFGATGAAAAMADKLGEYGAEKIYAGEGDDIDGHLVAPKATALADLVKRVQPAAVLLPSTQEGKEIAGRLAVKLDNGLLTDVVELTADGVATQPAFAGQVVVKSRVTRGIPLATIRPNSLTPTPAAATPQVEALEVTVGDADKLAKVVDRVLEQKGSRPELTEASVVVSGGRGVGSGDNFKLVEELADLLGGAVGASRAAVDSGFYPHQFQVGQTGKTVSPQLYVALGISGAIQHRAGMQTSKTIVAVNKDPEAPIFELADFGIVGDLFKVVPQAAEEIRKRK
- a CDS encoding cysteine desulfurase family protein codes for the protein MAYLDHAATTPMLDEAIEAYAATAREVGNPSSLHAAGRCARRHVEESRERIAAALGARPSEVIFTGGGTEADNLAVKGIFWARRAEQPGRIRVIASSVEHHAVLDSVEWLVRHEGATATWLPVDEAGRLNPATLAEALDDDVALVTAMWANNEVGTLQPITDLAAIASGRRVPFHTDAVQAVGQVPVDFAASGAAALTVTGHKLGGPVGVGALLLGRDVACTPLLHGGGQERDVRSGTLDAPGIVAFAVAVEHAAKTQREYAARVSALRDQLAAGVRQVVPDVIYNGDPVDRLPSNAHFSFPGCEGDALLLLLDAQGVACSTGSACSAGVAQPSHVLIAMGADDDRARSSLRFTLGHTSTQADVDALIAALPATVERARRAGMIKSR